One window from the genome of Natranaerovirga hydrolytica encodes:
- a CDS encoding S-layer homology domain-containing protein, which yields MKKIITTAILITIISSTTIFGQTHTSHNVLEKNTKSVNLTTSTDETKEEYKHILVNNESQITETMYDGLFAESYERDGHYYSGYDIGKKIQLESTINQLVEHTANQFNDITGSEWFAKEVALGATLGITYGYTDGTFRPNSEVTRLEFLSMLGRSALGQGNMTKQLQNWQDGIDD from the coding sequence ATGAAAAAAATAATAACAACAGCCATCCTAATCACAATAATATCAAGCACCACAATTTTTGGACAAACCCATACAAGCCATAACGTACTAGAAAAAAACACAAAATCAGTCAATCTTACCACAAGCACAGATGAGACAAAAGAAGAGTATAAACACATATTGGTCAACAATGAAAGCCAGATAACAGAAACAATGTATGACGGTTTATTTGCAGAATCATACGAAAGAGATGGACACTATTACAGTGGCTACGATATCGGGAAAAAAATTCAATTGGAATCAACAATCAATCAACTGGTAGAACATACGGCCAATCAATTTAATGACATTACTGGAAGTGAATGGTTTGCAAAAGAAGTGGCACTAGGCGCAACATTAGGCATAACCTATGGTTATACAGATGGCACCTTTAGACCTAATTCAGAAGTAACTCGCTTAGAATTCTTATCCATGTTAGGCAGATCCGCTTTAGGTCAAGGCAATATGACCAAGCAATTACAAAACTGGCAAGACGGTATAGATGATAA